In Paroedura picta isolate Pp20150507F chromosome 6, Ppicta_v3.0, whole genome shotgun sequence, one genomic interval encodes:
- the LOC143839969 gene encoding trefoil factor 3-like has protein sequence MEHKTFLLWAVVLILGLSSLANGYTILSAQQCAVRTSARVNCGYPAISAEECNNRGCCFDASIPGVIWCFFPDSDPGLVKVHEQHEV, from the exons ATGGAGCACAAGACGTTCTTGCTGTGGGCTGTTGTCCTGATTTTAGGACTCAGCAGCCTGGCAAATGGATATACCATACTAT CTGCCCAGCAATGTGCCGTACGAACCAGTGCCAGAGTGAACTGTGGCTACCCAGCAATCAGCGCGGAAGAATGCAACAACAGAGGGTGCTGTTTCGACGCGAGCATTCCTGGTGTTATCTGGTGCTTCTTTCCTGACAGCGATCCAG GTCTCGTCAAAGTACATGAGCAACATGAGGTGTGA